The proteins below come from a single Arthrobacter crystallopoietes genomic window:
- a CDS encoding DUF2231 domain-containing protein, translated as MEYEVNGLPMHVLLVHATVIVIPVAALCTILSLVWPTARRRLGIVTPLIALAALVLVPITQQAGEWLLTRIDVTPLVQEHQQLGEMMLPWVIGIFVAALGQWLWFRYGTTTAAGIRRKLGAAGTRVLAALAVLVIAAVCVGATVMIVQVGESGARAVWQGSYSEG; from the coding sequence ATGGAGTACGAGGTCAATGGGCTGCCGATGCACGTTCTGTTGGTCCATGCCACGGTCATCGTGATTCCGGTTGCAGCGTTGTGCACCATTCTGAGCCTGGTCTGGCCAACCGCACGTCGAAGGCTTGGCATCGTGACCCCGCTGATCGCCCTTGCCGCCCTGGTGCTGGTACCGATCACGCAGCAGGCCGGGGAATGGCTGCTCACGCGGATCGATGTCACACCGCTCGTGCAGGAGCACCAACAGCTGGGCGAAATGATGCTGCCCTGGGTGATCGGTATCTTTGTGGCCGCCCTGGGCCAATGGCTGTGGTTCCGCTACGGCACGACGACGGCGGCCGGCATCCGCCGCAAGCTCGGCGCGGCGGGTACCCGGGTACTTGCTGCCCTGGCCGTGCTGGTGATTGCAGCCGTGTGCGTGGGGGCCACGGTCATGATTGTCCAGGTGGGCGAATCCGGGGCCCGGGCCGTCTGGCAGGGCAGTTACAGCGAGGGCTAG
- a CDS encoding FAD-dependent oxidoreductase codes for MHDVAIVGAGPVGLLLGILLRRGGLDVVILEQRRQRSAHSRAIGIHPPALAILAKAGVAEELIASGVRIRDGVARRSGRDIAVLDFGCVPGPHPYVLAVPQVITERILEQQLRALGGRVHYGRTAQRIDDGGGRVMLEVSTCGGTTGNAGGAADRGPVEVCARLAVAADGARSTIRDLLQVPVARRCYPDTYLMGDFADTTSDGATAVLYLEPDGIVESFPLPGGIRRWVVRTPALDPRPQPDRLADLISGRTGRSVDVATNSMLSSFAVRSRRVRRMVHGRVALIGDAAHEISPIGGQGMNLGWLDAAALAPIICAALRGQDTGEQLRMFDRSRRAAAATAGWQAHLNMALGRPLRPAVLDARNSLLLPALAIPGAAAMVARRFTMH; via the coding sequence ATGCATGACGTCGCTATTGTGGGCGCCGGGCCGGTAGGGCTGCTGCTCGGGATTCTGCTCCGACGGGGCGGCCTCGACGTCGTTATTCTTGAGCAGCGCAGGCAGCGGAGTGCTCACTCGCGGGCGATCGGGATCCACCCGCCCGCACTCGCCATCCTGGCCAAAGCCGGGGTGGCCGAAGAGCTGATTGCCTCCGGTGTACGGATCAGGGACGGAGTGGCACGCCGAAGCGGCCGCGACATCGCTGTTCTGGACTTCGGGTGCGTGCCCGGACCGCATCCGTATGTGCTCGCAGTGCCCCAGGTCATCACGGAACGGATCCTGGAGCAGCAGCTGCGCGCGCTCGGCGGCAGGGTTCATTACGGCAGGACGGCCCAAAGGATTGACGACGGCGGGGGCCGGGTCATGCTGGAAGTCAGCACCTGCGGAGGGACAACCGGCAACGCCGGCGGCGCCGCCGACCGGGGACCGGTGGAGGTCTGTGCCCGGCTGGCCGTGGCGGCCGATGGCGCCCGTTCCACCATCAGGGACCTTCTACAGGTTCCCGTGGCAAGGCGGTGCTATCCCGATACCTACCTGATGGGCGACTTCGCAGACACTACCTCCGACGGAGCCACCGCCGTTCTCTACCTGGAGCCGGACGGCATCGTCGAGTCCTTTCCACTGCCCGGCGGCATCCGCCGCTGGGTGGTCAGAACCCCTGCTCTGGATCCTCGGCCGCAGCCGGATCGGCTGGCCGATCTGATCTCCGGGCGCACCGGTAGGAGCGTGGACGTCGCCACAAACTCAATGCTCAGCTCGTTCGCCGTGCGCTCGCGGAGAGTCCGCCGGATGGTCCACGGCCGCGTTGCCCTGATCGGGGACGCCGCCCATGAAATCAGCCCGATTGGCGGACAGGGCATGAACCTGGGGTGGCTGGATGCTGCCGCGCTTGCGCCGATCATCTGCGCGGCGCTTCGAGGGCAGGACACCGGTGAACAATTGCGCATGTTTGACCGCAGCCGGCGCGCCGCTGCGGCCACGGCTGGATGGCAGGCCCATCTGAATATGGCGCTTGGCCGGCCGCTTCGGCCAGCGGTGCTGGACGCCCGGAACAGCCTGCTGCTGCCCGCCCTGGCTATCCCCGGCGCAGCCGCAATGGTGGCCCGCCGGTTTACCATGCACTAG
- a CDS encoding class I SAM-dependent methyltransferase: MGFLAERAVDAVEEMDRPDCDERKLARTYRQFPLINWAVSGWQGVYRRQLRPLLRPDGPNTLLDIGSGGGDIPRAIAKWAARDGIPLEITAIDPDERAHAFALSRPKVENLVFRRALGSELVAQGRTFDLVTSNHLLHHLDAAQLPALLSDSQQLCRRAAMHNDIRRSPLAYALFSVGTLPFFPGSYIRRDGLTSIRRSYTFSELQQLAPPRWTVSTKRPFHHLLTYRPQSDA, from the coding sequence ATGCCGTCGAGGAGATGGATCGGCCTGACTGCGACGAGCGGAAGCTGGCGCGTACCTACCGGCAGTTTCCGCTCATTAACTGGGCAGTGTCGGGTTGGCAAGGCGTCTACCGGCGGCAGCTGCGCCCGTTGCTGAGACCGGACGGTCCCAACACCTTGCTGGATATTGGCTCGGGGGGCGGCGACATTCCGCGGGCCATCGCCAAGTGGGCCGCCCGCGACGGCATCCCGCTGGAGATCACGGCGATTGACCCGGATGAGCGGGCCCACGCGTTCGCCCTCTCCCGGCCTAAGGTGGAAAACCTGGTGTTCCGCCGCGCGCTCGGTTCGGAATTGGTGGCACAGGGACGCACTTTCGACCTGGTGACGTCCAACCACCTACTCCACCACCTGGATGCCGCCCAACTGCCGGCCCTGCTGTCTGACTCGCAGCAGTTGTGCCGCCGCGCCGCCATGCACAACGATATTCGCCGCAGCCCGCTGGCCTACGCGCTCTTTTCCGTAGGGACGCTGCCGTTCTTCCCCGGTTCCTACATCCGCAGGGACGGACTGACTTCCATCCGCCGCAGCTACACCTTCAGCGAACTACAACAGCTCGCGCCGCCACGCTGGACGGTCAGCACCAAGAGGCCCTTCCACCATCTGCTCACCTATAGGCCGCAGAGCGATGCATGA